From the genome of bacterium, one region includes:
- a CDS encoding amidohydrolase family protein, with protein MRATPAELAVLLAGEPAGALRLDGLRVQRGDGRPAAAGSVQLAGARFVEPGGEARALDLSGWTLLPGLCDAHLHLFHEARRRLRVDLSGVRRRSELWERLQASAAESAGPLIGVGWDESAWDEPRFPTRRELDALLPGRPVGLIRVCGHVAVANGEALRLLGQPASEGLLLEGEAVALARRFPLGQPELLEAAAKAASDLARQGLTAVTDMGAADLPALAAALPADFPLRVEYFHAGPLAELPTDGAPGPGRPLGRKFFLDGSIGGRSAAVAAPYVEGGTGELLYGDAALRSELAAALAAGWSVALHAIGERALAQALDCLAALRPPAGRARLEHVELLLPGQAERAAALDLAVCMQPNFMDRWGRQGGLYARALGEGWRARFGGPADWRRVGATLAYGTDGMPAALWPALRAAVDPEVFGGATDAPEAAIAAVTGDAARAAGREVEWGRVLPGHSADFCLVERDPAADYFRGEVTPALTVRAGRPTWIASHHQGR; from the coding sequence ATGCGCGCCACGCCAGCCGAACTCGCTGTCCTGCTCGCCGGCGAGCCGGCGGGCGCCCTCCGCCTGGATGGACTGCGCGTGCAGCGCGGCGATGGCCGCCCGGCGGCGGCCGGCAGCGTCCAGCTCGCCGGGGCGCGCTTCGTCGAGCCCGGCGGCGAGGCGCGCGCGCTGGATCTCAGTGGCTGGACCCTGCTGCCCGGGCTCTGCGATGCCCACCTCCACCTGTTCCACGAGGCCCGGCGCCGCCTGCGCGTGGACCTCAGCGGAGTTCGCCGCCGCAGCGAGCTCTGGGAACGGCTCCAGGCCAGCGCCGCCGAGAGCGCGGGGCCGCTCATCGGCGTGGGCTGGGACGAGAGCGCCTGGGACGAGCCTCGCTTTCCCACCCGCCGCGAACTCGACGCGCTGCTGCCGGGCCGCCCGGTCGGCCTCATCCGCGTCTGCGGGCACGTGGCGGTGGCGAACGGCGAGGCCCTGCGCCTTCTCGGCCAGCCGGCGAGCGAGGGCCTGTTGCTGGAGGGGGAGGCCGTGGCGCTCGCGCGGCGCTTTCCCCTCGGGCAGCCGGAGCTGCTCGAAGCGGCCGCGAAGGCGGCCAGCGACTTGGCCCGGCAAGGGCTGACGGCGGTCACCGACATGGGCGCCGCCGACCTGCCGGCGCTGGCCGCCGCCTTGCCGGCGGACTTCCCGCTGCGCGTCGAGTACTTCCACGCCGGCCCGCTGGCTGAGCTGCCCACGGACGGCGCGCCCGGCCCCGGCCGCCCCTTGGGCCGGAAGTTCTTCCTCGACGGCTCCATCGGCGGCCGCAGCGCCGCCGTGGCGGCGCCATACGTCGAGGGGGGCACCGGCGAACTCCTCTACGGGGACGCGGCGCTGCGCTCGGAACTGGCGGCGGCGCTGGCGGCCGGCTGGAGCGTCGCGCTGCACGCGATCGGCGAGCGCGCCCTCGCCCAGGCCCTGGACTGCCTCGCGGCGCTGCGCCCACCGGCCGGGCGCGCGCGTCTCGAGCACGTCGAGTTGCTCCTGCCCGGCCAGGCGGAGCGCGCGGCCGCGCTGGACCTCGCCGTCTGCATGCAGCCGAACTTCATGGACCGCTGGGGGCGCCAGGGCGGGCTCTATGCGCGCGCCCTGGGCGAGGGCTGGCGGGCGCGCTTCGGGGGTCCCGCTGACTGGCGCCGGGTGGGAGCCACCCTCGCCTACGGCACCGACGGCATGCCGGCCGCGCTCTGGCCTGCCCTGCGCGCGGCGGTCGATCCTGAGGTCTTCGGCGGCGCGACGGACGCGCCGGAGGCGGCCATCGCCGCCGTCACGGGCGACGCGGCGCGCGCCGCGGGTCGCGAGGTCGAATGGGGGCGCGTGCTGCCCGGTCATTCCGCTGACTTTTGCCTTGTGGAGCGGGATCCGGCTGCCGATTACTTCAGGGGCGAAGTGACGCCGGCCCTCACGGTGCGCGCCGGCCGGCCCACCTGGATCGCTTCCCACCACCAAGGACGGTGA